The genome window GTACAACCGGGCGCCCTACTTCGTGGCACACTTGCTCTTCAACGAGCTTCTGCCCAAGTACGGGCCGGAGCTGGTCTACTCCGGCGGGATGGAGATCCACACCACTTTGGACCTCAAGATGCAGGAGGCCGCGGAGAAGGCCATGGAGGGGCTGAAGAGCCAGGGGGCCATAGTGGGGATGAATCCAGAGACGGGCGAGGTGCTGGCGCTCGTGGGCGGCCACGATTTCGAGAAGAGCAAGTTCAACAGGGCTACCCAGGCGTACAGGCAGCCGGGGTCGAGCTTCAAGCCGGTAGTCTATGCCACTGCCTTTGAATCGGGGCTGCTTCCGACGGATCACTTCCTGGATATGAAGATAGAGTACGAGAAGAAGGGGCCGAAACAGACCCTCTGGGCACCCGGTAACTACGAGGGGAAGTACAACGGCGAGGTGACGCTGCAGTACGCCCTGATACGCTCGCTGAACACGGTGGCTGTGCGGCTTATAGACTATCTCGGGGCGGAGGCCGTGGCGGAGATGTCGCGCAGGATGGGGGTGGTCACGCCCCATCTGCCGCAGGACCTGTCGCTGGCCCTGGGGTCGGCGAGCGTGACGCCGCTTGAGATGGCGGCCGCCTTCTCAGTCTTCGCGAACAACGGTATGGCTGTGGATCCCCTGATGATCCGCGAGATTCGCTCCTCCAACGGTGATCTGCTTGAGTCGAGGAGGCCCTTCGTAAGGGAGGCGATGGCGCCCGAGGTGGCGATCACGGTCCGCTCTGCCTTGATCGACGCGGTCAGGGCGGGGACGGGCAGGAAGGCCATGCTGGCCGACAGGGAGACCTTCGGCAAGACGGGCACGACCAACGATCACACGGACGCGTGGTTCCTGGGCGGAGTGCCGGGCCTGGTGGCGGTCGTCTACGCGGGCAACGACGATCATACGCCTCTCGGCAAGAGGGGAGTAACAGGGGGGGATGTCGCGGCGCCCGTGTGGAACGCGTTCGTCGGCGAGGCGGTGAAGACGGTTGATCTTCCGACCAAGTTCGAGATACCGCCGGACGCGGACGTGGAGCCGGTCACCTTCTGCAGGACCACCGGCTTCCGCGCCATCAATGGTTGCT of Synergistaceae bacterium contains these proteins:
- a CDS encoding PBP1A family penicillin-binding protein; the encoded protein is MLFVLALLILLGAAISVFVALYLGELSRTLPTETEIMAHRSSVASVIFDRNGEMVARLFTENRQPVELRNISPWVIKATLAAEDSSFYQHGGIRLLSILRASVENLSSGGIRQGGSTITQQLARNLFLSQERKLDRKLKEIILAIRMEQLFSKDRIIEMYLNTIYFGHGAWGVDTAARTYFGKTASQVNLPEAAMLAGLIAAPGRYSPLSNFEVSKNRQRYVLDRLEHLGWINEDEKRAAYDAELAFHHTPNRVQEYNRAPYFVAHLLFNELLPKYGPELVYSGGMEIHTTLDLKMQEAAEKAMEGLKSQGAIVGMNPETGEVLALVGGHDFEKSKFNRATQAYRQPGSSFKPVVYATAFESGLLPTDHFLDMKIEYEKKGPKQTLWAPGNYEGKYNGEVTLQYALIRSLNTVAVRLIDYLGAEAVAEMSRRMGVVTPHLPQDLSLALGSASVTPLEMAAAFSVFANNGMAVDPLMIREIRSSNGDLLESRRPFVREAMAPEVAITVRSALIDAVRAGTGRKAMLADRETFGKTGTTNDHTDAWFLGGVPGLVAVVYAGNDDHTPLGKRGVTGGDVAAPVWNAFVGEAVKTVDLPTKFEIPPDADVEPVTFCRTTGFRAINGCSATTVYMRTDEAPQTDCPIHGGDVYASAMDPNAPRLILVHDDAQLYAAGGYTEAYPEVQPVYMLEQRPEVVVPESTTVYRDPNPASSVEDRYLELLKQYGISN